The genomic region ACTAATCTTTAAGAGTTTTGTTTAAGCAAAAAGACCGTCTTTATTTTTTGTCTTTTATAAAATCTTCGTAGAGCTTACTTTTTAAAGATTCAGACATTTGCTTGCGGATGGCATTATAGGCATTAAGAACCTCTTCACGAGACTTGTTTATAGAATCCAGTGGGGCATTCTCTTCCAATCGGGTTTGAAATTGCGAGGAAAATGTTTTAAACACGACGATTCTACTTTTTACTGCAGGAATATCAAATTTAGGAGGAAACAAAGTGTCTTTTTCAATTTCTGTTTCCAAACGGTTAAATTCTTCAGCAAAATAAGTGAGATCGCCTTGTTGCTGCTGTTGAAACCTTTCCATTAAAACACTCAACTCCTTAAACTTGTTCCACTTATTTATTTCAGCTAGTTTCTCTTGACTGATAGTTGTTATTTCTGGCAAGGGTTTATAAACTTGCTCTATGTTTTCTTCGGCATTTTCGGCTTCCTGCTTTTTCTCTTCATTCCCACAAGAAACAAACAAAATAACTAGCGATAATTGTATTATAAAAAAGGTGTTTTTCAACGCTCTAACATTTAATTGGCCTCAAAGATAAGAGATTTGTATTTTATATAAATAACCTGTTTTTTAAACCATCAATTTTCATTTCCAAACTGCTGATTGTAAATTTTGCGATACGTCTTAATGGTATCAATATCGATGACTAGATCGTCTGCCTGCATTGTCTTCACATCTTGAAAATGATTTTTAATGATGTCTTTGGCTCCATTATCACGATTTAATTTTTTTAGATCTTCGAAATACTCTCTTGAAAAAATTGCCGGTACGCCAACATTCCCATGAAATCTAGATGCAATGATGTTTTCTTTTCCTTTACTGAAATTTTTCACAAGCTCGTTTAAATACGCCGAGGTAACAAAAGGTTGGTCTGCAAGCATTACCAAAACACCACGGTAATTCTTTTCCTGAATTGCATCCACGCCAAAAGCAATAGAACTCCCCATCCCTTGTTCCCAGTTATTATTAGTTAGAACCTCTGCTTCTATTTTAATTGACTTTTCAATTAAATCCCTATTGGCCCCCAAAACCGTATAAACGTGAGCATCTTGCACCGCATTTGCCGTGGATACAATGTATTGTAATAAAGTGGTGTTTCCCCAAGGCAATAATTGTTTAGGCTCCTTCATTCTTTTGGAAGCTCCAGCAGCAAGAATTATAATGGCTATATTTTTCATTTCCTAAGTTTTATCACCAATGCCAACAGTAAAATATATTGTTATTTAATTATCGGAATGTATCTTTCCCCTTCTTTCTTTTAGCATGAAAACATCTTGCTCCCTAAAAACCGCCAATATTTCTGCGATTACAGAAACGGCTATTTCTTGAGGGGTCTCTGCACCGATATTTATTCCCGCCGGTGCGTGAATATTTTCAAAAAAAAGCGGATCGGTTTCTGGGAATTCTTCAATTATTTTTTGAAAAAGCTGTTCCCTACGTCTTACGGGCCCTAAGATTCCCAGATATCTTAAATCCAAATTTCTCATCTGGATTAAAAATTGTAGGTCTTTATTAAAACTATGGGTCATAAGCAACACCGCTGTTTCTCTATCAATAGTTTTGTAATTAAAATTTGCTGGGGTAGTATTTTCTATCTTCGTAGCTCCGGGAAAGTTAGCCAAACTTCTGGCATCATCTTCTGGCGCAACAATTACTACCTCCCAGCCATTTAAACTTGCCAAAGCAGCCAATTGAACACTATCGTGCTCGGCACCTATGACTATGAGTTTTAAATACGGTTTTAAATTTTGACTGAATTTCTCCAACTCTTCCGTAAAAACATTTGTTTTATCCTTACCGGAAAAAGACGAGGTAGTTCCGTTTGCCAATTGTAAGACCGAACCAAAACCTTTATCCGCCCCAGCGTTTTTTCTAAAATAGGAGATAATTGAAAAATGCTGTCTGTTTAACAGTACATCATTAAAAAGATTTACAAAATTTTGATCTACCATAAAAGGTTCCAACAAGATGTATAAAATACCTTCACACCCCAGACGATAGCGACCGTCGTAGGTCATTATTTTGGGGATTCCTGTTTTAAAAACTGAAGTACTTTGGCGAAGAATTTCTTTTTCCACACAACCACCACTCACAGCTCCCGTCATTTTTCCATCTTCACGAATAAGCATTCGAACGCCCGGACGGCGGTAGGAAGATCCTTCTAGCGCCACCACCGTAGCCAAAACCGAT from Galbibacter sp. BG1 harbors:
- a CDS encoding NTP transferase domain-containing protein, whose amino-acid sequence is MKNIAIIILAAGASKRMKEPKQLLPWGNTTLLQYIVSTANAVQDAHVYTVLGANRDLIEKSIKIEAEVLTNNNWEQGMGSSIAFGVDAIQEKNYRGVLVMLADQPFVTSAYLNELVKNFSKGKENIIASRFHGNVGVPAIFSREYFEDLKKLNRDNGAKDIIKNHFQDVKTMQADDLVIDIDTIKTYRKIYNQQFGNEN
- a CDS encoding XdhC family protein produces the protein MTHEFKKIIESCVKAKTKNLKSVLATVVALEGSSYRRPGVRMLIREDGKMTGAVSGGCVEKEILRQSTSVFKTGIPKIMTYDGRYRLGCEGILYILLEPFMVDQNFVNLFNDVLLNRQHFSIISYFRKNAGADKGFGSVLQLANGTTSSFSGKDKTNVFTEELEKFSQNLKPYLKLIVIGAEHDSVQLAALASLNGWEVVIVAPEDDARSLANFPGATKIENTTPANFNYKTIDRETAVLLMTHSFNKDLQFLIQMRNLDLRYLGILGPVRRREQLFQKIIEEFPETDPLFFENIHAPAGINIGAETPQEIAVSVIAEILAVFREQDVFMLKERRGKIHSDN